The Pseudomonas wenzhouensis genome has a segment encoding these proteins:
- a CDS encoding DUF2986 domain-containing protein → MNRRKKIKQLLEAHAKKANAKLAPKSNKPKYISKADRAKLEAEAAQEPVTPAE, encoded by the coding sequence ATGAATCGCCGCAAGAAGATCAAACAACTGCTCGAAGCCCACGCAAAAAAGGCCAATGCCAAGCTCGCGCCTAAAAGCAACAAACCCAAGTACATCAGCAAAGCCGACAGGGCGAAGTTGGAAGCTGAAGCGGCTCAAGAGCCCGTCACGCCCGCTGAGTAG
- a CDS encoding 3'-5' exonuclease has translation MTMYQNQDWPQLFAERATSSQDERLRAYYRAGCIAADTPLEDAPLVALDVETTGLDPREHAIVSLGLVPLNLQRIRCAEARYWVVKPTSELSAESVTFHHITHSDIRHAPRLASVLDELLEALAGKVVVAHYRNIERSFLDQAVRQHLGEGLIFPIIDTMELEARLHPKRTVSWWERLRGREPISIRLADSRLRYGLPLYSAHHALTDALACGELLQAQVASHYPANTPIGALWS, from the coding sequence ATGACCATGTATCAGAATCAGGACTGGCCGCAGCTCTTTGCTGAACGTGCCACCAGCAGCCAGGACGAACGCCTGCGCGCCTATTACCGCGCCGGTTGCATAGCCGCCGACACCCCGCTGGAGGATGCGCCGCTGGTCGCCCTGGACGTGGAGACCACCGGCCTCGACCCGCGTGAACATGCCATCGTCAGCCTTGGCCTGGTACCGCTGAACCTGCAACGCATCCGCTGCGCCGAGGCCCGTTACTGGGTGGTCAAACCCACCAGCGAGCTGAGTGCCGAATCGGTCACCTTTCACCACATCACCCACAGCGACATCCGCCACGCCCCGCGCCTGGCCAGTGTGCTGGACGAGTTGCTCGAAGCCCTGGCGGGCAAGGTGGTGGTGGCGCACTACCGCAACATCGAGCGCAGCTTCCTCGACCAGGCCGTGCGCCAGCACCTGGGCGAAGGGCTGATCTTCCCCATCATCGACACCATGGAACTGGAAGCCCGCCTGCACCCCAAGCGCACCGTAAGCTGGTGGGAGCGCCTGCGCGGCCGTGAACCCATCTCCATCCGCCTGGCCGACAGCCGCCTGCGCTACGGTCTGCCGCTGTACTCGGCGCACCATGCGCTGACCGACGCGCTGGCTTGTGGAGAGTTGCTGCAGGCGCAGGTGGCGAGTCACTATCCGGCGAATACACCGATTGGCGCGCTCTGGAGCTGA